One Scomber scombrus chromosome 4, fScoSco1.1, whole genome shotgun sequence genomic region harbors:
- the rasl10a gene encoding ras-like protein family member 10A isoform X1, with the protein MVETLSIAVIGAPGVGKTSIIRQFIYNDFSEVYTPTRTRYVYRPSVILNGNMYELKILDVPPISSFPSSSSQEWLDLRCRGVRNANAYILVYDICCVESFEYVKMIRQQIVEHRYGSSSEVPILVVGNKRDLQRQRFMPRRAVSVLVKKTWKCGYVECSAKFNWHVVLLFKELLGIAVARGMRQNHTAIRLQGALQRNRCTIM; encoded by the exons ATGGTGGAGACGCTGAGTATCGCAGTCATCGGTGCTCCCGGAGTGGGGAAAACTTCTATAATCCGCCAGTTCATCTATAACGACTTCTCGGAGGTGTACACTCCGACCAGGACCAGATATGTGTACAGACCCTCCGTCATACTGAACGGGAACATGTATGAACTGAAGATTTTGGACGTCCCGCCAATCTCCTCTTTTCCATCAAGCTCCAGCCAG GAGTGGCTGGACTTGCGTTGCAGAGGTGTTCGCAATGCCAATGCCTACATCCTGGTGTACGACATCTGCTGTGTGGAGAGCTTTGAATACGTCAAGATGATCAGACAGCAGATAGTGGAGCACAGGTATG GCAGCAGCAGTGAGGTGCCAATCCTGGTGGTCGGCAACAAGAGAGATCTGCAGCGGCAGCGCTTCATGCCTCGCAGGGCAGTGTCAGTCCTGGTGAAGAAGACTTGGAAGTGCGGTTATGTGGAATGCTCCGCCAAGTTTAACTGGCACGTAGTCCTGCTCTTCAAGGAGCTGCTGGGCATCGCTGTGGCGCGGGGCATGCGCCAGAACCACACCGCCATCCGTCTGCAGGGGGCGCTACAGAGGAATCGCTGCACCATCATGTGA
- the rasl10a gene encoding ras-like protein family member 10A isoform X2 produces MVETLSIAVIGAPGVGKTSIIRQFIYNDFSEVYTPTRTRYVYRPSVILNGNMYELKILDVPPISSFPSSSSQEWLDLRCRGVRNANAYILVYDICCVESFEYVKMIRQQIVEHREGSSSEVPILVVGNKRDLQRQRFMPRRAVSVLVKKTWKCGYVECSAKFNWHVVLLFKELLGIAVARGMRQNHTAIRLQGALQRNRCTIM; encoded by the exons ATGGTGGAGACGCTGAGTATCGCAGTCATCGGTGCTCCCGGAGTGGGGAAAACTTCTATAATCCGCCAGTTCATCTATAACGACTTCTCGGAGGTGTACACTCCGACCAGGACCAGATATGTGTACAGACCCTCCGTCATACTGAACGGGAACATGTATGAACTGAAGATTTTGGACGTCCCGCCAATCTCCTCTTTTCCATCAAGCTCCAGCCAG GAGTGGCTGGACTTGCGTTGCAGAGGTGTTCGCAATGCCAATGCCTACATCCTGGTGTACGACATCTGCTGTGTGGAGAGCTTTGAATACGTCAAGATGATCAGACAGCAGATAGTGGAGCACAG GGAAGGCAGCAGCAGTGAGGTGCCAATCCTGGTGGTCGGCAACAAGAGAGATCTGCAGCGGCAGCGCTTCATGCCTCGCAGGGCAGTGTCAGTCCTGGTGAAGAAGACTTGGAAGTGCGGTTATGTGGAATGCTCCGCCAAGTTTAACTGGCACGTAGTCCTGCTCTTCAAGGAGCTGCTGGGCATCGCTGTGGCGCGGGGCATGCGCCAGAACCACACCGCCATCCGTCTGCAGGGGGCGCTACAGAGGAATCGCTGCACCATCATGTGA